In Raphanus sativus cultivar WK10039 chromosome 5, ASM80110v3, whole genome shotgun sequence, the following proteins share a genomic window:
- the LOC130512810 gene encoding uncharacterized protein LOC130512810, translating into MANIEKLQFPALEITGANYTAWITNMELHLDSEKILETIKEGNKSASHERSRAVIFLRKHLDENLTHDYARVKDPLDLWKALKERFDNQKKITLPHALDEWANLRFQDFEKVETYNSAILRIAAQLEYCGKPVTEAEMLEKTYQTFHKNHYVLQEQYRNRGYTRFSELAVALMIAEKNNELLIKNHNTRPTGTKAFPEVNATDVKNPERGNFSYRGRGRGRGHGRGRGHRFNRGNERSYNPRGRGSNTWNRSNRGKGNEAQENPTRKNENVCYRCGSKGHWSQVCRTPQHLCKLYQETIKGKSKEVNLNEHFEGTTSTYLESSDFMDDVNEATHQDN; encoded by the coding sequence ATGGCAAATATTGAAAAACTCCAGTTTCCGGCTTTGGAAATAACTGGGGCAAATTACACGGCATGGATAACTAATATGGAGCTTCATCTAGACTCAGAGAAAATACTCGAGACAATAAAAGAAGGGAATAAATCAGCTTCTCACGAAAGATCTAGGGCCGTAATATTTCTGAGAAAACACCTAGATGAAAATCTTACGCATGACTATGCGAGGGTAAAAGATCCTCTAGATCTTTGGAAAGCCCTAAAGGAGAGGTTTGATAACCAGAAGAAAATAACTCTTCCCCATGCACTCGATGAGTGGGCGAACCTACGATTTCAAGATTTTGAAAAGGTGGAAACGTACAATTCCGCTATATTAAGGATAGCGGCGCAATTAGAATATTGCGGTAAGCCCGTAACGGAAGCAGAAATGCTTGAGAAGACTTACCAAACGTTCCACAAAAACCATTATGTTCTACAAGAACAATACAGAAACCGTGGATACACGAGGTTCTCTGAACTCGCTGTAGCGCTCATGATAGCGGAGAAAAATAATGAACTCCTTATCAAAAATCACAATACCCGACCCACGGGAACCAAAGCATTTCCTGAGGTGAATGCGACGGATGTAAAAAATCCGGAAAGAGGAAATTTTTCCTatcgtggtcgtggtcgtggtcgtggtcacGGTCGTGGTCGTGGCCATCGATTTAATCGTGGTAATGAAAGGAGTTACAACCCAAGAGGAAGGGGATCCAACACATGGAATCGATCCAATCGTGGAAAAGGGAATGAAGCCCAAGAAAACCCTACTCGTAAAAACGAGAACGTCTGTTACAGATGTGGATCGAAGGGGCATTGGTCTCAAGTATGCCGAACTCCTCAGCATCTATGTAAGTTGTACCAAGAAACCATCAAAGGCAAATCAAAGGAAGTTAATCTCAATGAGCACTTCGAGGGTACAACATCTACATACCTTGAGTCTTCTGACTTTATGGACGATGTCAACGAGGCCACTCATCAAGATAATTAA
- the LOC108859399 gene encoding uncharacterized protein LOC108859399 produces MFGVTARLDDQIGTTTTPTTIYVDPPPQDQPSHNSDHRSIETLVIVLAVITILSVLAGIFARLCGGRHLSDGGDHDIEGWVERKCRSCIDAGVPTVASPPPPIPPPPPATAATVEEPSKPAAAEEQNKK; encoded by the coding sequence ATGTTTGGAGTCACGGCAAGACTCGATGACCAAATCGGCACCACAACCACACCAACCACCATATACGTGGACCCACCTCCACAAGACCAGCCGAGTCACAACTCAGACCACCGTTCAATAGAAACACTTGTCATCGTCTTAGCCGTCATCACCATTTTATCAGTCTTAGCTGGCATCTTCGCTAGACTCTGCGGGGGGCGCCATTTATCTGACGGAGGAGACCATGACATCGAAGGTTGGGTTGAGAGGAAGTGCCGTAGCTGCATCGATGCTGGAGTCCCCACAGTCGCCTCCCCTCCTCCTCCTATACCGCCGCCGCCTCCAGCCACGGCAGCAACAGTGGAGGAGCCGAGTAAACCAGCAGCCGCAGAAGAGCAAAACAAGAAGTAA
- the LOC108859635 gene encoding zinc finger AN1 and C2H2 domain-containing stress-associated protein 13-like gives MGTPEFPDLGKHCSVDDCKQIDFLPFTCDRCTQVFCLDHRSYMKHNCPKGNRGDVTVVICPLCSKGVRLNPDEDPNITWEKHVNTDCDPSSHEQTVEKKKKRCPVTRCRELLTFSNTIRCRDCSVEHCLKHRFGPDHGCAGPKKPESRWSSLLASAEASISRLGTDLSQKLQSASGGNVEGNGKQSCGKVTVDVCPKCSRGFRDPVDLLKHIDKDHHGTSKA, from the exons ATGGGGACTCCGGAGTTTCCAGATCTGGGGAAACACTGCTCCGTAGATGATTGCAAGCAAATCGATTTCTTACCATTCACATGCGATCGCTGCACTCAG GTGTTTTGTTTGGATCATCGTAGCTACATGAAACACAATTGTCCGAAAGGAAACAGAGGAGATGTAACGGTCGTTATCTGTCCGTTATGTTCCAAAGGAGTTCGGTTAAACCCTGACGAAGATCCAAACATCACGTGGGAGAAACATGTGAATACAGATTGTGATCCGTCGAGCCACGAGCAAACTgtcgagaagaagaagaagagatgtcCTGTTACGAGATGCAGAGAGTTGCTAACGTTCTCCAACACGATAAGATGCAGAGATTGCAGTGTTGAGCATTGCTTGAAACATCGGTTTGGGCCTGACCATGGTTGTGCTGGGCCTAAGAAACCTGAATCGAGATGGTCTAGTCTTTTGGCTTCTGCGGAGGCAAGTATAAGCAGACTCGGTACCGATCTTAGCCAGAAGTTACAGTCTGCTAGTGGTGGTAATGTTGAGGGGAATGGGAAACAGAGTTGTGGTAAAGTAACGGTTGATGTTTGTCCGAAATGTAGTAGAGGGTTTCGTGATCCCGTGGATCTATTGAAGCATATAGATAAAGATCATCATGGTACTTCTAAAGCTTAG